Within Streptomyces sp. V4I8, the genomic segment CATCAACAGCGGGTGGTGGCCATATCCCTTGAAGTTGGGCTCGGCTCCCTCCTTGCCGGAATGCGCCGGGACGACTGAGGCGTCCAGGTCCAGCACCGTGACACCGGTCAGCTCCCGCCCGTTGACCTTGATCCAGGGAAAGCCGCCCGGGCGCAGGTCGAGCTGCTGGTGGACGTGGATACGGGTCCGGGCCCGTGCGGAGGCGATCTTCGTCAGCTGGACCGGTCCGATCGCCTCCAGGGTCCGCCACAGCGTGGACGCCGAGGCCGGGCTGCCCAGGACCAGCGAGGTCTGGCGCATCACATCGATCCCGGCCATCGACCGCGCGCCCAGCAGGACCGCGCAGGCCGCCGAGACCAGGACCGTTCCCCGATCATGGACGGGACGGAAGCCCCGCCGCACCAGGGCAGCCCCGAGCGCGTCGGTCAGCCCGACCTTGTCCGCCAGACGCCGCACCGGCACGATGCCCGCCTTGCCCACCAGCTTCTTCCCGCTTGCGGACAGCGACAGATCATCGGCCCACTCTGTACGCTTCGACACCGGAAGGGTGCCTCCCCTGCACGTGATCCAGTCCTAGAGAAGCTGAATCATCGCAGGTCGGAAGCACCCTTCCTTCATGATGTGACCGACTGTCACTGCGACACCGGGCGCCATGAATTCGTGAGGCCAGGGTCCTTACAAGAGAGGGCTGGCGGCATGAGTGATGACGCGGCCCCTCCTACCATCACAGCGAGCATCAACCACCCGCATCGTGCCCATGCACGAGACCTTGCACGAGACCACACGCAGCCCGAAACCCCTTCGACGGTCCGGCAGACGGCCGGGCCGACCTCGATGACACCGGGCACGAGCACGGGGCAAACGGGACAAGGAGGGTTATTCACGGGCTTGGTTTCTTGATCAGCAAGACGGCCCTGCTCGGTAGCCTGGCGTTTGCGACGACGTCAGTTTTCCACCGGGGTAGGGCCGTTGAGCTGGAACGTTACGACAGGGCTGGAAGCGGATCAACTGGAGGCCTTGGTGGTCCGGGTCCACACGATGCTGGTGGAGGACCCCGATCCGCCCGTGGTGCCGGGACGGATGTGGGCGCTGGGCCTGTACAAGTCCGTGGTCCTGGTGTTGTTCCTGCTGCGGCAGAACCCCGTCCAGCAAGCGGCGGCGGAACTGTTCCACATCTCCCAGGCCACCGTCTCGCGCCGGTGGACCACGCTGCTCCCGGTGGTGGAGACGGCCCTGGCCGAGCATGTGCCCGACCCCGCCGACGCCTCACACGGCAGGATCGTCCTGGTCGACGGGACCCTGGTCACCACGTGGGACTGGGCGAGCGAGGGCACCACGATGTTCTCCGGCAAGCATCGTGACACAGGCTTCAACCTGCAGGTCGCCGCCACTCTCAGCGGGGACCTGCTCGCCGTCTCCGCGCCGGTACCCGGCAGCCGGCACGACATGTACGCCTGGCGCCAGTCCCACTTTCCCAAAGCCTTCGCCGACCGGGAGAGCATGGGGGATCTGGGCTATGTCGGCTCCGGCATGCTCACCGCCCGCCGCAAGCCACCCGGTCAGGAACGCCCCGTCAAAGACAAAGTGTTCAACCAGAGCATCGGCAAGCTCCGCGCCGCCGTCGAACGAGCGATCGCACATCTGAAGGACTGGAAGGTCCTCGCCACTCGCTATCGCGGCCCTCTCACCCGGTTCCCCCTCGTCGCCAAGACCGTCACCGCCCTCGCCTTCTACAAGAACGGCTGGTGACCCCGTGAATAAGCCTCAAGGCTCAGCCCGGACGTTCATCGACAACACCCGCAGCCGGCGTGGAGGCGAAGCAGACGCGCGACGGGCCCTGGGCCGGCTGGCAGACGCACGGCGCAGGGTCGGCACGCGGCACGCTTCCGGTGGGGCAGGCTCGCCGTTGTTGCGCAGACGGCTGAGAACCCATCTTTGAACCCCAGCAATGGCCACTGCTAGGGGCAGTGATGGACATGGGCGAGTGCAGTGACGGGGCGGTCATCCGGAATGTGACGCTGAGCGAGCCGCATGCCGCGTGAAGTTCTGGAATATGGTGGGCCTCGTCCTCCGCACGTGGAGAACTTCGGCACGTGCCTGGACTCCCTGTTCGGCTGGCCTTCGCGGACAAGGGAATGCAGAAGGCCCACGCCTGTGACGTGGGCCTTCGGGACGGAGATGTACATTCCCCGACTTGGCCGCGCGCTGGCAGCCTGACTAGTCCCTCCGCCGAGGCCGGCCTGACACGCTGACAAAAGGAGGCTCTGGGTGTGATCAGCCGCTGGTTTGGGTTTGCCAGAGAGGCTGCCATTTCACGTCGTAGATGACGACGTTGCCGTCGTTCTGGATGGCGAGGTAGTAGCCCCGGCCTGCGGTGTTGGACGCCCAGAGCGGACCGTCATGGCTGTAAACCACGAGGTTGCCGTCTGTCTGGAAGATGGCGCAGAGGCCACGGCCGGCAGTGGCTGTCTGCCATACGGCGCGGCCGTCCTTGTAGAGGACGAAGTTGCCATCCGTCTGCATGGTCAGGTACGCCCGCCCGTTCTTCGAACCCCAGCCAGCCCCAGTGTTACTAACGCAAACATGGTGACCCCACTGCCGTGGGAGCACTGTGTCAGTCGGGCGTGTGATTGCCCCAGGGTCCGCGGCCTGAGTCGATGAGGCCGCGAGGGCCGAGCTCGGCGGTGTCGCCGCTTGCGCGCTCCCCCCGCCCGCTCCCGCTAACGCCAGCACTGCTGCAGCAATACACATCATTCTACGCATCTTTGGCACTCCTACAGCTCTCATAGCGAACGCCCAGAATGGGTTTACATCCGTTATATAATCAGATAACCACTTTGGGTGCAGTCGCTACGGCGAACCGAGGACGGCGACGGTGGCCAGCGCGTGTTGATGACCTGGACCGCGTGCGGAGAGGTCTGTGGCCAGGCAGCAGGAGAACACGATCGCGGTATCGGTGACGGCCAGCTGCTGCCCGGCAGGTCAGGCTGCCCGCAGTGCGTGGTGAGGGCGGGACGGAGCCGCGTTGGGCCGAATGGCGGGCCGGGTGAGCCGGCGTGTCATGAAGGTGATCGCGGCGAGACCCGCGTGGGAAACGCTGCTCCACGCCCCATCCCGCGAGGGGGGGGCAGCAAGGTCAGCCCGACTTGCCGCAGAACAACAGCTGGAACCAGCAGGCCACCCAGACCGACGGGCAGCTGAACAGCAGCTGGAACCACTCCTACAGCTATGGCATCGGCGCCACAGACAGCTCAGCTACGGCGGATCAGCAAGTCCAGCATTCAGTTGGGCCACCGCGGAAGGCTGGAGCAGTACGCCGAGAAGGTCGGCATCCCCTTCACCAGCGTGCGGATCCACCGGCACACGGTGAGCCGGTGGTTGGCTGAACGCCGGGCGGAGAGAGCCTCCTTCGGGATCCATCGGAGCCCCGGGGGAGGGACGACTGTTTCGAGGTCCAGAAGCCTCTGGCACCGCCGGGCGGCGGGTCGGCCGCGGTGGGCGCAGGACACCGCGGAGCGCCTGGCGGGCTGGTGGGTGGAGAGCCCGCAGACTCCGCAAGGAGGAGGGCGAGGCGATCCACGACCGGGCGTTCGGCGACCACGTCGCCGCGCAGGTGGCCACCGACTTCCTGAGCCGACCGCGTGTCGCCTCTCAAGCGGCCGGCACCCTGGATCGCCCAGCACCTGTTCAACACAGCCCAGTCGGCCCGGCGGCGGCAGGCCGAGGAGGCCGAACCGTTCTCTGGACAGCCTGACCACCCGCCCGTGTGCTCCCCATTACCGGTCGGACAGACTCGACGTCCCGGCACGGGCACCGTCTTCGTCCCCGAGAAAGAGCCTTCTGCCGGTCGAACGCCGAGGAACAAAGGTTGACTTGTGGGTTTTGCACACCGAAATTCATGATATGCGCACGGTCCATCTCCCCGGCGGCGTGGGACTCTCGATGTCACGCCTTTCGACGAGGAGGGGCAGATGGACAAACGGTACGAGGTGTACTGTTTCGCAGACCGTGTCTTTTACGAGACCCCGGACCGTTTGCCCAAGTCCAGCGGTGGCAAGGGCATCGCCGGCCCCTTTGATGCGGCGCGGCGGCCGGTCCCCGAGGGGTGGAGATCGTTGGTCTCCGGGGACTGGCTCCACATAGCGCCGGTCGACGAGCAGAGCGGTCCGGGTCAGGGACGGCGCCCGGCCCAGGGCTGGAAGATTCATGTCTCGGCCTGTCTCGACAACGCCGGCAGCGTCGCCGCCGCAGTGTGGGACTACTGCATACCGCGCGGCATACCTTTCAAGTTCGTCCCCAGCGCTCACCTGCTGTACCTGCGTAACTCCAAGTACGCAGGCCGCGGCTCCAGCGGCAAATTCGCCACCCTCTATCCGGCCGACGAGGACGAACTACG encodes:
- a CDS encoding transposase family protein; amino-acid sequence: MSWNVTTGLEADQLEALVVRVHTMLVEDPDPPVVPGRMWALGLYKSVVLVLFLLRQNPVQQAAAELFHISQATVSRRWTTLLPVVETALAEHVPDPADASHGRIVLVDGTLVTTWDWASEGTTMFSGKHRDTGFNLQVAATLSGDLLAVSAPVPGSRHDMYAWRQSHFPKAFADRESMGDLGYVGSGMLTARRKPPGQERPVKDKVFNQSIGKLRAAVERAIAHLKDWKVLATRYRGPLTRFPLVAKTVTALAFYKNGW
- a CDS encoding DUF6192 family protein — encoded protein: MFRGPEASGTAGRRVGRGGRRTPRSAWRAGGWRARRLRKEEGEAIHDRAFGDHVAAQVATDFLSRPRVASQAAGTLDRPAPVQHSPVGPAAAGRGGRTVLWTA